In Manis javanica isolate MJ-LG chromosome 9, MJ_LKY, whole genome shotgun sequence, one DNA window encodes the following:
- the GPR183 gene encoding G-protein coupled receptor 183 produces MDIKMDNNLTTPSTAPQESNCDLYAHHNTAMVLMPLHYSIVFIIGLIGNLLALVVIVQNRKKINSTTLYSTNLVISDILFTTALPTRIAYYALGFDWRIGEALCRITALVFYINTYAGVNFMTCLSIDRFFAVVHPLRYNKIKRIEHAKGICIFVWILVFAQTLPLLIKPMSKQESERTTCMEYPNFEETESLHWILLGACFIGYVLPLIIILICYSQICCKLFKTAKQNPLTEKSGVNKKALNTIIFIIVVFVLCFTPYHVAIIQHMIKKLRFPYLLECSQRHSFQISLHITVCLMNFNCCMDPFIYFFACKGYKRKVMKMLKRQVSVSISSAVKSAPEENSREMTETQMMIHSKSLNGK; encoded by the coding sequence ATGGATATAAAAATGGACAACAATCTTACTACACCCTCTACAGCTCCTCAGGAAAGCAACTGTGATCTGTACGCACACCACAACACAGCCATGGTACTGATGCCTCTGCATTACAGCATCGTCTTCATAATTGGGCTCATAGGAAACTTGTTAGCTTTGGTTGTCATTgttcaaaacaggaaaaaaataaactctaCCACCTTATATTCAACAAATTTAGTGATTTCTGATATACTCTTTACTACTGCTTTGCCTACAAGGATAGCCTACTATGCACTGGGCTTTGACTGGAGAATCGGAGAAGCCCTGTGTAGGATAACAGCTCTCGTGTTTTACATCAATACCTATGCAGGTGTGAACTTCATGACCTGCCTGAGCATTGACCGGTTCTTTGCTGTGGTGCACCCTCTGCGATACAACAAGATAAAAAGAATTGAACATGCAAAAGGTATCTGCATATTTGTCTGGATTCTAGTATTTGCACAAACACTCCCGCTACTCATAAAACCTATGTCGAAGCAGGAGAGTGAAAGGACTACATGCATGGAATATCCAAACTTTGAAGAGACCGAATCTCTTCACTGGATTCTGCTTGGTGCCTGTTTCATAGGCTATGTACTTCCACTCATAATCATTCTCATCTGCTATTCTCAAATCTGTTGCAAACTCTTTAAAACTGCAAAACAAAACCCACTAACTGAAAAATCTGGTGTAAACAAAAAGGCACTCaacacaattatttttataattgttgtgTTTGTTCTCTGTTTCACACCTTATCACGTTGCGATTATTCAACACATGATTAAGAAGCTTCGTTTTCCTTATCTCCTAGAATGTAGCCAAAGGCATTCATTCCAGATATCTCTACACATTACAGTATGCCTGATGAACTTCAATTGCTGTATGGAcccatttatatatttctttgcttgtaaagGGTACAAGCGAAAGGTCATGAAGATGTTGAAACGCCAAGTCAGTGTATCAATTTCCAGTGCCGTGAAGTCAGCTCCTGAAGAAAACTCACGTGAAATGACGGAAACACAAATGATGATACATTCTAAGTCTTTAAATGGAaagtaa